A region of Pseudomonas sp. Marseille-Q3773 DNA encodes the following proteins:
- the mdcH gene encoding malonate decarboxylase subunit epsilon produces MSSLFAFPGQGAQQVGMLQRLPDGAGQLLEEASDILGQQALALDSQQSLQTTRAVQLCLLLAGVAWARWLMQRSPAPDYVAGLSIGAYPAAVTAGALDFADAVRLVARRGELMQRAYPQGYGMTALHGLDLASVERLLMAAGGEAYVANLNSDKQIVIAGSDAAMAAVADQARRLGQGMARRLAVSVPSHCPLLEGAAAELASAFARVELRRPRIRYLSGSSARLVCDPQQLRDDLAGNMARLVDWRGTLRNAYERGVRLHLEIPPGSVLSGLARPVFVPGRVVTVEGTRWDSLDALLRQGVADDR; encoded by the coding sequence ATGAGCAGCCTGTTTGCCTTCCCTGGCCAGGGCGCGCAGCAGGTGGGCATGCTGCAGCGGTTGCCTGACGGTGCCGGGCAATTGCTCGAAGAGGCCAGCGACATCCTCGGCCAGCAGGCGCTGGCGCTGGACAGCCAGCAGTCGCTGCAGACGACCCGTGCCGTGCAATTGTGCCTGCTGCTGGCGGGAGTGGCCTGGGCACGTTGGCTGATGCAACGTAGCCCCGCGCCGGATTATGTGGCGGGCTTGTCGATTGGTGCCTACCCCGCGGCAGTCACGGCAGGCGCCCTGGATTTTGCCGACGCCGTGCGCCTGGTTGCCCGGCGTGGCGAGCTGATGCAGCGCGCCTATCCGCAGGGTTATGGCATGACTGCCCTCCATGGCCTGGACCTGGCCAGCGTCGAGCGTCTGCTGATGGCGGCAGGCGGCGAGGCCTATGTGGCCAACCTCAACAGCGACAAGCAGATCGTCATCGCCGGTAGCGACGCGGCGATGGCTGCCGTGGCCGACCAGGCGCGTCGGCTGGGGCAGGGCATGGCCCGGCGGTTGGCGGTCAGTGTGCCGTCGCATTGCCCGCTGCTGGAGGGCGCCGCGGCGGAACTGGCCAGTGCTTTCGCCAGGGTAGAGCTGCGGCGGCCACGCATCCGCTATCTCAGTGGCAGCAGCGCACGCCTGGTCTGCGACCCACAGCAGCTGCGCGACGACCTCGCCGGCAACATGGCGCGGCTGGTCGACTGGCGTGGTACGTTGCGCAACGCCTATGAGCGCGGCGTGCGCCTGCACCTGGAAATACCGCCCGGCAGTGTACTCAGCGGGCTGGCCAGGCCGGTGTTCGTACCTGGCCGGGTGGTGACCGTCGAAGGCACCCGTTGGGACAGCCTGGATGCGCTTTTGCGCCAGGGGGTGGCCGACGATCGATGA
- the madL gene encoding malonate transporter subunit MadL yields the protein MIIYGVALLAVCTLAGVIVGDFLGLLLGVKSNVGGVGIAMILLICARLYMHRNGGMSKECEFGVGFWGAMYIPVVVAMAAQQNVVTALHGGPVALLAAVGAVLVCGATIAVISRSHRGTPLPTDTVPESNVQAAPAGGR from the coding sequence ATGATTATCTATGGTGTGGCTTTGCTGGCGGTCTGCACGCTTGCCGGCGTCATCGTCGGCGACTTCCTGGGCCTGCTGCTGGGGGTCAAATCCAATGTGGGCGGGGTCGGCATCGCCATGATCCTGCTGATTTGCGCGCGTCTGTACATGCACCGCAACGGTGGCATGAGCAAGGAATGCGAATTCGGCGTGGGCTTCTGGGGCGCCATGTACATCCCGGTGGTGGTCGCCATGGCGGCCCAGCAGAACGTGGTCACCGCCCTGCACGGCGGGCCGGTGGCGCTGTTGGCGGCGGTGGGCGCAGTACTGGTGTGCGGCGCGACCATCGCCGTGATCAGCCGCAGCCATCGTGGCACCCCTCTACCGACAGACACCGTCCCCGAAAGCAACGTGCAGGCTGCGCCTGCAGGAGGGCGCTGA
- the madM gene encoding malonate transporter subunit MadM, with product MWPIIDNALQHNALITAFAVVGAIMWLSVLLSKYLTFGRVHGSAIAIVIGLVLAWVGGTLTGGQKGLADMALFSGIGLMGGAMLRDFAIVATAFEVQATEARKAGMVGALALLLGTVLPFIVGAAVAYAFGYRDAVSMTTIGAGAVTYIVGPVTGAALGASSEVMALSIATGLIKAILVMVFTPVSARLLALDNPRSAMVFGGLAGTVSGVTAGLAATDRRLVPYGALTATFHTGLGCLMGPSILYFCVRGLVG from the coding sequence ATGTGGCCGATCATTGACAATGCGCTGCAACACAACGCCCTGATCACCGCATTCGCGGTGGTGGGCGCCATCATGTGGCTGTCGGTGCTGCTGTCGAAGTACCTGACCTTCGGCCGCGTGCATGGCTCGGCCATTGCCATCGTCATCGGCCTGGTGCTGGCCTGGGTCGGTGGCACCCTTACCGGCGGGCAGAAGGGGCTGGCCGACATGGCCTTGTTCTCCGGTATCGGCCTGATGGGCGGGGCCATGCTGCGCGACTTTGCCATTGTCGCCACGGCCTTCGAGGTACAGGCCACCGAGGCTCGCAAGGCCGGCATGGTCGGCGCGCTGGCGCTGTTGCTGGGCACGGTGCTGCCATTCATCGTCGGTGCGGCGGTGGCCTATGCCTTCGGCTACCGCGATGCGGTCAGCATGACCACCATCGGCGCCGGTGCCGTGACCTATATCGTCGGCCCGGTGACCGGCGCGGCGCTGGGCGCCAGCTCGGAGGTGATGGCCCTGTCGATTGCCACCGGGCTGATCAAGGCGATTCTGGTGATGGTGTTCACGCCGGTGTCGGCGCGGCTGCTGGCGCTGGACAACCCACGCTCGGCGATGGTGTTCGGCGGCCTGGCGGGCACCGTGTCGGGGGTAACCGCCGGGCTGGCGGCGACGGACCGGCGGTTGGTGCCATATGGCGCGCTGACGGCTACCTTCCACACCGGCCTGGGTTGCCTGATGGGGCCTTCGATACTGTACTTCTGCGTACGCGGCCTGGTCGGCTGA
- a CDS encoding cytochrome D1, protein MATPHTRPAYLGMALAGVLIALGVAYESLWCDPRELLQAPADPQALHRLSRDGVTVEFEVRPLAGAELQEGSIASIRFKVSDQASGQPLSGMAPGAWIDPTQAGAEGDREHSCKARAALFLKSSIGARPLLDLNSYFLLMLNQDASLTVIDPTVSVGGVTSTLARIELPGRPMDWAVTGDEKQVFVSIPERGKVSVVDTETFSHVADLDAGEQPLRVALQPDQHRLWVGNDSSDPAKGGVTVIDVPGRNTLKTFNTGSGHHEIAFSADSHFAYVSNSASGTLSIIDIPQMRLAKTLQVGPQPLSVSYSALSQAVYVVDGEEGSVRVFDARSQQLRHTVQAGQGLGPMRFSQDGRYGVVLDSLGNQALVIDTSTDRLIHHIPVAAQPYQLTFTHNYAYVRSLASPKVSMINLASLGEGRTPIIQGFEAGPAAPRQAGELPLAQGLAVSRDGNSVFVVNPVDNTTYFYAEGMNAPTSGYNNRGHQARAALIVDRSLREVAPGVYGSTVKMPAAGRFDVAFLLKQPPIIHCFSTEVAEAPDAGTRQGAHAEFIGLDRPLSQDHAITARVRIIGDDGQPRLGLSDLSLRYFRAPASMPRSLQLQEVGDGIYQTALSLPEAGAWQLHVQSPSLGRRFAEDNHTSLRVMPAAASNASQAGARNLR, encoded by the coding sequence ATGGCTACGCCCCACACTCGCCCTGCTTACCTGGGGATGGCACTCGCAGGCGTCCTGATCGCGCTGGGTGTGGCTTATGAAAGCCTCTGGTGCGACCCGCGCGAGCTGTTGCAGGCACCTGCCGACCCGCAAGCCCTGCACCGGTTGAGCCGCGACGGCGTGACCGTGGAGTTCGAAGTCAGGCCGCTGGCGGGGGCGGAGTTACAAGAGGGCAGCATCGCCAGCATTCGCTTCAAGGTCAGCGACCAGGCCAGTGGCCAACCCTTGTCGGGCATGGCCCCGGGGGCCTGGATCGACCCGACCCAGGCGGGCGCGGAGGGCGACCGTGAGCACAGTTGCAAGGCACGGGCTGCGCTGTTTCTGAAAAGCAGCATCGGTGCAAGGCCGCTGCTCGACCTGAACAGCTACTTCCTGTTGATGCTGAACCAGGACGCCAGCCTGACAGTCATCGACCCGACGGTGTCGGTGGGCGGCGTGACCAGTACCCTGGCCCGCATCGAGCTGCCTGGGCGGCCCATGGACTGGGCGGTTACCGGGGACGAAAAGCAGGTGTTCGTGTCCATCCCCGAGCGTGGCAAGGTCTCGGTGGTCGACACCGAAACCTTCTCCCACGTGGCCGACCTGGACGCCGGCGAGCAGCCGCTGCGCGTGGCCTTGCAGCCGGACCAGCACCGTCTATGGGTGGGTAACGACAGCAGCGACCCGGCCAAGGGCGGTGTCACGGTGATCGATGTGCCGGGGCGCAACACCCTGAAAACCTTCAACACCGGCAGCGGGCACCACGAAATCGCCTTCAGCGCCGACTCGCATTTTGCCTACGTCAGCAACAGCGCCAGTGGCACCCTGAGCATCATCGACATTCCGCAGATGCGCCTGGCCAAGACCCTCCAGGTGGGGCCGCAACCGCTGTCGGTCAGCTATTCGGCGCTGTCCCAGGCGGTGTACGTGGTCGATGGCGAAGAGGGCAGCGTGCGGGTCTTCGATGCCCGCAGCCAGCAATTGCGCCACACTGTCCAGGCCGGACAGGGCCTGGGGCCGATGCGCTTCAGCCAAGATGGGCGCTACGGCGTGGTGCTCGATAGCCTGGGAAACCAGGCCCTGGTCATCGATACCAGCACCGACAGACTGATCCACCATATTCCGGTGGCCGCGCAACCGTACCAGCTGACCTTTACCCACAACTACGCCTACGTGCGCAGCCTGGCTTCGCCGAAAGTCAGCATGATCAACCTGGCCAGCCTGGGCGAAGGGCGCACGCCGATCATCCAGGGCTTCGAGGCCGGCCCGGCGGCGCCACGCCAGGCCGGTGAGCTGCCGCTGGCCCAGGGCCTGGCGGTGTCGCGCGATGGCAACTCGGTGTTCGTGGTCAACCCGGTGGACAACACCACCTACTTCTATGCCGAGGGCATGAATGCGCCGACGTCCGGCTACAACAACCGTGGCCACCAGGCCCGCGCCGCGCTCATCGTCGACCGCAGCCTGCGCGAGGTGGCACCGGGGGTGTACGGCTCGACGGTGAAGATGCCCGCCGCCGGCAGGTTCGACGTGGCCTTCCTGCTCAAGCAGCCGCCGATCATCCACTGCTTCAGCACCGAGGTTGCCGAAGCGCCGGATGCTGGCACGCGCCAGGGCGCGCATGCCGAGTTCATCGGCCTGGACCGGCCCTTGTCGCAGGACCACGCGATTACCGCGCGGGTGCGCATCATCGGCGACGACGGCCAGCCCCGCCTGGGCCTGAGCGACCTGAGCCTGCGCTATTTTCGGGCGCCGGCTTCCATGCCGCGCAGTCTGCAATTGCAGGAGGTGGGCGATGGTATCTACCAGACGGCCCTGAGCCTGCCCGAAGCCGGCGCCTGGCAGTTGCATGTGCAGTCGCCGTCGCTGGGGCGCAGGTTTGCCGAAGACAACCACACCAGCCTGCGGGTCATGCCGGCCGCAGCGTCCAACGCTTCCCAGGCAGGTGCGAGGAATCTGCGATGA
- a CDS encoding SCO family protein, translating to MTTRHACRALALTLALASNLTLAHGGHAGQPAAASQEKASVRFADVSLLNQDGMPVRLEQDLVSEHLVVMGFIYTRCTTVCPVVSAIMGKVQQQLGGRVGQDIQLVSISVDPQHDDVRRLQRYARAFQKGPGWSWLTGTPYAIGETLKGLGFSADLSRHPPLILVGDGRSGHWKRYYGVTDPAVLIDELNRLGARRVHVKSTAIADHHEVQP from the coding sequence ATGACTACCAGGCACGCTTGCAGAGCATTGGCCCTGACCCTGGCGCTGGCCAGCAACCTGACGCTGGCCCATGGCGGCCATGCCGGGCAGCCAGCGGCGGCCAGCCAGGAAAAGGCCAGCGTCCGCTTTGCCGATGTATCGCTGCTGAACCAGGACGGCATGCCGGTGCGCCTGGAACAAGACCTGGTGAGCGAGCATCTGGTGGTCATGGGCTTCATCTACACCCGCTGCACCACGGTGTGCCCGGTGGTGTCCGCGATCATGGGCAAGGTCCAGCAGCAACTGGGTGGCCGGGTAGGGCAGGACATTCAGCTGGTGTCGATCAGCGTCGACCCGCAACACGACGACGTCAGACGCCTGCAACGTTATGCCAGGGCCTTCCAGAAGGGCCCCGGCTGGAGCTGGCTGACCGGAACACCGTATGCCATAGGCGAAACACTCAAGGGCCTGGGCTTCAGCGCCGACCTCAGCCGACACCCGCCACTGATCCTGGTGGGTGACGGGCGCAGCGGGCACTGGAAACGTTACTACGGCGTTACCGACCCGGCGGTGCTGATCGATGAGCTCAACCGCCTCGGCGCCCGCCGGGTACACGTCAAAAGCACAGCCATTGCCGACCATCACGAGGTGCAACCATGA
- a CDS encoding SurA N-terminal domain-containing protein: MHRLLLCLLQVLAKASWADVPAARVNGVAIGLLRLECYFSVYLQARGRAVTSIGNPTRYKRWRDQALDELIDKELLWQEAMRLGITISEQQVSAHVGEVEAAVGSVAVFERRLAQAGLDRAQYNDYARYELAAQQVYDLLSAVDAPGPDEVQAFYEANREKLQGAQNQSDNASVIREHGLALARATLIAQRQAHARQAVRQRLRASATVEIAD; this comes from the coding sequence ATGCATAGGCTGTTGTTGTGCCTGTTGCAGGTGCTGGCCAAGGCCAGCTGGGCCGATGTGCCCGCGGCGCGGGTCAATGGCGTGGCGATCGGGTTGCTGCGCCTGGAGTGCTATTTCAGCGTATACCTGCAGGCGCGGGGCCGCGCGGTGACCAGCATCGGCAACCCAACCCGGTACAAGCGCTGGCGCGACCAGGCCCTGGACGAGCTGATCGACAAGGAACTGCTGTGGCAGGAGGCCATGCGCCTTGGCATCACCATCAGCGAGCAACAGGTGTCGGCGCATGTCGGCGAGGTCGAGGCCGCGGTCGGCAGCGTGGCGGTTTTCGAGCGGCGGCTGGCACAGGCGGGCCTGGACAGGGCACAGTACAATGACTACGCCCGGTACGAACTGGCCGCGCAGCAGGTGTATGACCTGCTCAGTGCGGTCGACGCACCCGGCCCGGACGAAGTGCAGGCGTTCTACGAGGCCAACCGGGAAAAACTGCAAGGAGCGCAGAACCAAAGTGATAATGCTTCGGTCATACGCGAACACGGCCTGGCCCTGGCCAGGGCCACGCTCATCGCCCAACGCCAGGCGCATGCGCGCCAAGCCGTGCGCCAACGTTTGCGTGCATCCGCTACAGTGGAAATCGCCGACTGA
- a CDS encoding response regulator, translating to MVNSVLVVDDERTLAQNLQAYLQAQGLDVHVAHDGAGGIELAAKLAPRVIVLDYRLPDMEGFEVLEAVRRNRQCHFVLITAHPTVEVRERAAGLGVSHVLFKPFPLVELARAIFDLLGIERQHRATDNPAEGFVERRQNSNESFPLQLYDGSWVLADRRRNGAKPPEPDDDQLLTGE from the coding sequence TTGGTGAACAGCGTATTGGTAGTCGATGACGAACGGACTCTTGCGCAGAACCTGCAGGCGTATCTGCAGGCGCAAGGCCTGGACGTTCATGTAGCCCACGATGGTGCCGGTGGCATCGAGCTGGCTGCAAAGCTGGCCCCCCGGGTCATCGTGCTGGATTACCGCTTGCCCGACATGGAGGGTTTCGAGGTTCTGGAAGCCGTACGCAGGAACAGGCAGTGCCACTTCGTGCTGATTACCGCCCACCCTACCGTCGAGGTACGTGAGCGAGCTGCCGGGCTGGGTGTGAGTCATGTCCTGTTCAAGCCGTTCCCGCTGGTGGAACTGGCCCGTGCGATTTTCGACCTGTTGGGCATCGAGCGCCAGCACAGGGCCACGGACAACCCGGCTGAAGGGTTCGTCGAGCGACGCCAGAACAGCAACGAGTCGTTCCCCCTGCAGTTGTACGATGGCAGCTGGGTACTGGCCGACCGCCGCCGTAACGGCGCCAAGCCCCCAGAGCCGGACGACGACCAACTGCTCACCGGGGAATAG
- a CDS encoding GspE/PulE family protein produces MPDAFDASRDALLPAPVSARAPCSAYPRDLLAQARRQSSDERLLTCLERLAGDTPDEFTRRLGLTLHYPVLHSHTLLASTPRFDKVSLAMCLKREFVLIEQGGQLLGAFADPFEPARLAWIDDVLQGAPLYLVHAADLATFLARQEESFHAVDALGHDAEASNDSGPLQRLSLASISEDQSRVVKLVNSTLYDALKLHASDIHLGVTGHGLTIKYRIDGVLNAAGKASGSAFADQVISRIKVMAELDIGERRVPQDGRFKVAVGDRQIDFRVSIMPSIFGEDAVLRVLDKQDLSDRVNGVQLQALGFAEDTLRALRRLAAEPYGMILVTGPTGSGKTTTLYAMISEINHGVDKIITIEDPVEYQLPGVLQIPVNEKKGLTFARGLRSILRHDPDKILVGEIRDPDTAQIAVQSALTGHLVFTTIHANNVFDVIGRFSQMQVDPYSFVSALNAILAQRLIRLACPHCATPCEVDDDTLEGAGLSRASVAGWRFVRAQGCGQCRGSGYRGRSAIAELLHLDDDLRQMIVERRPLSQIKALACQRGLRLLRASALDLVRDGRTTLEEINRVTFI; encoded by the coding sequence ATGCCAGACGCATTCGATGCATCAAGGGACGCTCTACTGCCTGCACCGGTCTCTGCGCGGGCACCGTGCTCGGCCTATCCTCGCGACCTCCTGGCCCAGGCCCGCCGGCAAAGCAGCGACGAACGCCTGCTCACCTGCCTGGAACGACTGGCCGGCGACACGCCCGACGAGTTCACCCGGCGCCTGGGCCTGACCCTGCATTACCCGGTGCTGCACAGCCACACCTTGCTGGCCAGCACCCCACGGTTCGACAAGGTCAGCCTGGCGATGTGCCTGAAGCGCGAATTCGTGTTGATCGAGCAGGGCGGCCAACTGCTCGGCGCGTTCGCCGACCCCTTCGAGCCAGCCCGGCTGGCCTGGATCGACGATGTGCTGCAGGGCGCGCCCCTGTATCTGGTACATGCCGCTGACCTGGCTACTTTCCTCGCCCGCCAGGAAGAAAGCTTCCACGCCGTCGACGCCCTCGGCCACGACGCCGAGGCCAGCAATGACAGCGGCCCGCTGCAACGCCTGTCGCTGGCCAGCATCAGCGAAGACCAGAGCCGTGTGGTCAAGCTGGTCAACTCCACCCTGTACGACGCCCTCAAGCTGCACGCCAGCGACATCCACCTGGGCGTGACCGGCCACGGGCTGACCATCAAATACCGTATCGACGGCGTGCTCAACGCTGCCGGCAAGGCCAGTGGCAGCGCCTTCGCCGACCAGGTGATCTCGCGGATCAAGGTCATGGCCGAGCTGGACATCGGCGAACGCCGGGTGCCCCAGGATGGCCGTTTCAAGGTCGCCGTGGGCGACCGGCAGATCGACTTCCGCGTGTCGATCATGCCCAGCATCTTCGGCGAAGACGCGGTGCTGCGGGTGCTGGACAAGCAGGACTTGTCCGACCGGGTCAACGGCGTGCAGCTGCAAGCCCTGGGCTTTGCCGAGGACACCCTGCGCGCCCTGCGCCGGCTGGCCGCCGAACCCTACGGCATGATCCTGGTCACCGGCCCCACCGGCAGCGGCAAGACCACCACGCTGTACGCCATGATCAGCGAGATCAACCACGGCGTGGACAAGATCATCACTATCGAGGACCCGGTCGAGTACCAGCTGCCCGGCGTGCTGCAGATCCCGGTCAACGAGAAGAAAGGGCTGACGTTCGCCCGCGGCCTGCGTTCGATCCTGCGTCACGACCCGGACAAGATCCTGGTCGGTGAGATCCGTGACCCGGATACCGCGCAGATCGCCGTGCAGTCGGCGCTCACCGGCCATTTGGTGTTCACCACCATCCACGCCAACAACGTGTTCGACGTGATCGGCCGTTTCAGCCAGATGCAGGTCGACCCGTACAGCTTCGTTTCCGCGCTCAATGCGATACTGGCGCAGCGCCTGATTCGCCTGGCCTGCCCGCATTGCGCCACGCCGTGCGAGGTAGATGACGACACCTTGGAGGGGGCAGGCCTGAGCCGCGCGAGCGTGGCTGGCTGGAGGTTCGTCCGCGCCCAGGGCTGCGGCCAGTGTCGTGGCAGTGGCTACCGTGGCCGCAGCGCGATCGCCGAGCTGCTGCACCTGGACGACGACCTGCGGCAGATGATCGTCGAGCGCCGCCCCCTGTCGCAGATCAAGGCGCTCGCCTGCCAGCGCGGCCTGCGCCTGCTGCGCGCCTCGGCCCTGGACCTGGTCCGCGATGGCCGTACCACCCTCGAGGAGATCAACCGTGTCACGTTCATCTGA
- a CDS encoding PilN domain-containing protein produces MRRLDLEFQPRRSGPLAWSLLALGCAVVAGLLLLQQRLQAEQVERQASVHHLELQLGRRPASTASLSSAASREQAERLAQMQSVSQQLQRPWQQLFAMLEAQPQDDVALLSLAPDARKGQLRIAAEARNLEAMLQYHQRLEASAELSDVSLLNHEVLANQPEQPVRFTLTATWETGHARP; encoded by the coding sequence ATGCGCCGCCTCGACCTGGAATTCCAGCCCCGGCGCAGTGGCCCGCTGGCCTGGTCGCTGCTTGCGCTGGGCTGCGCCGTGGTCGCCGGCCTGTTGCTGCTGCAACAGCGCCTGCAGGCCGAGCAGGTCGAACGGCAGGCCAGCGTGCACCACCTGGAACTGCAGCTGGGCCGCCGCCCGGCCAGCACCGCGTCGTTGAGCAGCGCAGCCAGCCGCGAGCAGGCCGAGCGCCTGGCGCAGATGCAAAGCGTCTCGCAGCAGTTGCAACGGCCGTGGCAGCAACTGTTCGCCATGCTGGAGGCGCAGCCGCAGGACGACGTGGCGCTGCTCAGCCTGGCCCCTGACGCGCGCAAGGGCCAGCTGCGCATCGCCGCCGAGGCGCGCAACCTCGAAGCGATGCTGCAATACCACCAGCGCCTGGAGGCCAGTGCCGAGCTCAGCGACGTGTCGTTGCTCAACCACGAGGTGCTGGCCAACCAGCCCGAGCAGCCCGTGCGGTTCACCCTCACTGCCACCTGGGAGACCGGCCATGCGCGCCCGTGA
- the pilO gene encoding type 4a pilus biogenesis protein PilO, which produces MRAREPLNRLILRERLRRLGPVGVAAAIVALLALGVLCAGVLPQWQAIRELRASEADARLQLERVRRGELKIATQPGQQALDSLRQQLPGQPQASALIERLYHLASAEHISLAHGEYALGIDPKTQLARYQIVLPVHGSYLQIRGFVRGLLKQLPTLVLEDLELQRKRIGESELDARLRMTLYLSRS; this is translated from the coding sequence ATGCGCGCCCGTGAACCGCTGAACAGGCTGATCCTGCGGGAGCGTCTGCGTCGTCTCGGCCCGGTCGGCGTGGCGGCAGCCATCGTCGCGTTGCTGGCGCTGGGCGTACTGTGTGCCGGGGTTTTGCCGCAATGGCAGGCCATCCGCGAGCTGCGTGCCAGCGAAGCAGATGCCAGGCTGCAGCTGGAGCGGGTCAGACGCGGCGAGCTGAAGATTGCCACCCAGCCCGGGCAACAGGCCCTCGACAGCCTGCGTCAGCAACTGCCGGGGCAGCCCCAGGCCAGCGCGCTGATCGAACGCTTGTACCACCTGGCCAGCGCCGAGCACATCAGCCTGGCCCATGGTGAATACGCCCTGGGCATCGACCCCAAGACCCAGCTGGCACGCTACCAGATCGTGCTGCCGGTGCACGGCAGCTACCTGCAGATTCGTGGTTTTGTCCGTGGCCTGCTCAAGCAGCTGCCGACCCTGGTGCTGGAAGACCTGGAGCTGCAACGCAAACGCATCGGTGAGAGCGAGCTCGACGCCCGCCTGCGCATGACCCTTTACCTGTCGAGGTCGTGA
- a CDS encoding secretin N-terminal domain-containing protein, whose amino-acid sequence MKSSTLCKPAPFLLVALCVTIAGCASDAVREDSDQLMREGQYEAGIAQLEQALLEDPRDTELNIALAHSRQAAVEALLTQADASRVRHDFAAARMGYGRVLTLEPNNRRAQEGIRQLELIRTLDERVALGQAALRQGDLFGAERYMREVLRLDPQNQKGIALRSDIENVQARTAQPYPQLRSKLERPVTLEFRDANLKSIFEVLSQVAGINFIFDKDLRPDMKATIFVRDLRIEDAVALLLEQNQLRQKIVNENTLMIYPDSPQKAKDYQELVMRTFYLTSIDANTALNMVKTMLKTRDVFVDERLNTLTMRDTPDAVRMAEKLLQSQDQSNPEVVLEVEVMEVATSRILDLGLQWPNTFGVLTSDGQPVSVLDQLKGIDSSRISISPAPQAKINAQDKDINTLASPVIRVSNREQARIHIGQRVPIISATSVPSTQGPVITESVTYLDVGLKLEVQPTVHLNNEVAIKVALEVSNATPLEPTRQGTIPVQVDTRNAQTSLRLHDGETQVLAGLVRNDHNASGNKIPGLGDIPGLGRLFGSNKDDMSKSELVLAITPRIVRNLPYQSPSDMEFATGTESAMQVRQMTPLPPADVPGNAPATDAPVVDSQMAVAPVKRSPQP is encoded by the coding sequence ATGAAGTCGTCAACGCTGTGCAAGCCGGCCCCGTTCCTGCTAGTGGCGCTGTGCGTGACCATTGCCGGCTGCGCTTCCGATGCGGTACGCGAGGACAGTGACCAGCTGATGCGGGAAGGCCAGTACGAGGCGGGCATTGCGCAGCTGGAGCAGGCCCTGCTCGAAGATCCGCGCGACACCGAGCTGAACATCGCCCTGGCACACAGCCGCCAGGCCGCGGTGGAGGCGCTGCTGACCCAGGCCGATGCCAGTCGCGTTCGTCATGACTTTGCCGCTGCGCGCATGGGGTATGGCCGGGTGCTGACCCTGGAGCCGAACAACCGCCGCGCGCAGGAAGGCATCCGCCAGCTGGAGCTGATCCGTACCCTCGACGAGCGCGTGGCGCTGGGCCAGGCGGCGCTACGCCAGGGTGACCTGTTCGGCGCCGAGCGCTACATGCGCGAAGTGTTGCGCCTGGACCCGCAGAACCAGAAGGGCATTGCCTTGCGCAGCGACATCGAGAATGTCCAGGCGCGTACCGCGCAGCCTTACCCGCAACTGCGCAGCAAGCTGGAGCGGCCGGTGACCCTGGAGTTCCGCGATGCCAACCTGAAGAGCATCTTCGAAGTGCTGTCCCAGGTCGCCGGCATCAACTTCATCTTCGACAAGGACCTGCGCCCGGACATGAAGGCGACCATCTTCGTCCGCGATCTGCGCATCGAGGACGCCGTGGCACTGTTGCTCGAGCAGAACCAGCTGCGCCAGAAGATCGTCAACGAGAACACCCTGATGATCTACCCCGACTCGCCGCAGAAGGCCAAGGACTACCAGGAACTGGTCATGCGTACGTTCTACCTGACCAGCATCGATGCCAACACCGCGCTGAACATGGTCAAGACCATGCTCAAGACCCGCGACGTGTTCGTCGACGAGCGCCTCAACACCCTGACCATGCGCGACACCCCCGATGCCGTGCGCATGGCCGAGAAGCTGCTGCAGTCGCAGGACCAGTCCAACCCCGAGGTGGTCCTGGAGGTGGAGGTGATGGAAGTGGCCACTTCGCGCATCCTCGACCTTGGCCTGCAATGGCCCAACACCTTCGGTGTGCTCACCTCCGATGGCCAGCCGGTCAGCGTACTCGACCAGCTCAAGGGCATCGATTCCAGCCGCATCAGCATTTCCCCGGCACCACAGGCCAAGATCAATGCCCAGGACAAGGACATCAATACCCTGGCCAGCCCGGTAATCCGGGTCAGCAACCGCGAGCAGGCGCGCATCCACATCGGCCAGCGGGTACCGATCATCAGCGCCACCTCGGTGCCCTCCACCCAGGGCCCGGTGATTACCGAGAGCGTCACCTACCTGGACGTCGGCCTGAAGCTTGAAGTGCAGCCGACCGTGCACCTGAACAACGAAGTGGCGATCAAGGTGGCCCTGGAAGTGAGCAACGCCACGCCGCTGGAACCGACGCGCCAGGGCACCATCCCGGTCCAGGTCGACACCCGCAACGCCCAGACCAGCCTGCGCCTGCACGATGGCGAAACCCAGGTGCTGGCGGGGCTGGTGCGCAACGACCACAACGCCAGCGGCAACAAGATCCCCGGGCTGGGTGACATTCCCGGCCTGGGCCGGCTGTTCGGCAGCAACAAGGACGACATGAGCAAGTCGGAGCTGGTGCTGGCAATCACCCCGCGCATCGTGCGCAACCTGCCGTACCAGAGCCCGTCGGACATGGAGTTCGCCACTGGCACCGAGTCGGCCATGCAGGTGCGCCAGATGACGCCGTTGCCGCCGGCGGACGTGCCGGGCAATGCACCCGCCACCGATGCACCGGTGGTAGACAGCCAGATGGCCGTCGCCCCGGTGAAACGGAGCCCGCAGCCATGA